The proteins below are encoded in one region of Leptotrichia sp. oral taxon 218:
- the alaS gene encoding alanine--tRNA ligase produces MTGNEIRKSFVDFFKSKEHKHFESASLIPDDKSLLLTVAGMVPFKPFFLGEKEAPFPRITTYQKCIRTNDLENVGRTPRHHTFFEMLGNFSFGDYFKKEAIEWSWEYITKVLKLDPERLYVSVYKTDDEAYEIWNKEIGVPEDRIVRLGEEDNWWAAGPVGSCGPCSEIYYDTQNMGKNNEEINCKPGDEGDRFLEIWNLVFTEWNRLEDGSLVPLPEKNIDTGAGLERIASVVQKKDNNFETDIFMPIIKGIEKVLDIKKEEFEITVKVIADHIRASVFLIADGVLPSNEGRGYILRKIIRRAFGAGVVAKQKLEITKDDLFLYKLVPYVVENMKEAYPELVEKQEYIEKVLKLEQERFALTLKNGIEMLTEEIEKMDKEGIKKLSADASFKLYDTFGLPFELTELILENQGYEVSEEEFNKKLEEQVKRSKNSRVTVSDMIKDDFIDKFFEEHGKTEFTGYEKFKDEGKILHIAKSEGISGYEVIFDRTPFYAESGGQVADTGIITSGEFEGKVVNVVKKHDVFIHQVEIVKGIAPSVGAEVKMKIDADRRKDIQRNHTATHILHKVLRENLGTHVEQSGSLVDDEKLRFDFSHYEAIEPEMIEKIEKSVNDIILSNLKVKIDFENIEDAKKRGAMALFSDKYGDVVRVVEIDGYSIELCGGAHVKSTGEIGLFNIESESGIASGTRRITATTGHASLKYVNKLEEKLSKVAGMLKTDGKNVVDVVEKYIAEAKSIVKEYEQLQTKLVKYEINELLENVDEINGVKVLKAAFANKDVNELKEIVDRGKEKLQSGIIILGTNNGGKAIFVVGVTKDLISKVKAGEIVKVAAQVAGGNGGGRPDFAQAGGKDGNAVKEAVDKAFEFVNEKL; encoded by the coding sequence ATGACAGGAAATGAAATAAGAAAAAGTTTTGTAGATTTTTTTAAATCAAAGGAGCATAAACATTTTGAAAGTGCTTCGTTAATACCAGATGATAAAAGTTTGTTGTTGACGGTTGCTGGGATGGTGCCGTTTAAGCCATTTTTCTTGGGAGAGAAGGAAGCTCCGTTTCCAAGAATTACGACTTATCAAAAATGTATAAGAACTAACGATTTGGAAAATGTAGGAAGAACGCCTAGACACCATACATTTTTTGAAATGCTGGGAAATTTCTCGTTTGGAGATTACTTTAAAAAAGAAGCGATTGAATGGTCTTGGGAATATATAACAAAAGTTTTAAAATTGGATCCAGAAAGACTTTATGTTTCTGTTTATAAAACAGACGATGAGGCTTATGAAATTTGGAATAAGGAAATTGGAGTGCCTGAAGATAGAATTGTTAGACTTGGAGAAGAAGATAACTGGTGGGCAGCTGGACCTGTAGGTTCTTGTGGGCCTTGTAGTGAAATTTATTACGATACACAAAATATGGGTAAAAATAATGAAGAAATTAACTGTAAGCCAGGAGATGAAGGAGATAGATTCTTAGAAATTTGGAACCTTGTGTTTACTGAATGGAATAGACTTGAAGACGGTTCGCTTGTGCCACTTCCAGAAAAAAATATTGATACAGGAGCAGGACTTGAAAGAATAGCTTCAGTTGTGCAAAAAAAAGATAATAACTTTGAAACTGATATATTTATGCCGATAATAAAAGGCATTGAAAAAGTTTTAGATATTAAGAAAGAAGAATTTGAAATTACTGTAAAAGTTATTGCGGATCATATTAGAGCGTCAGTATTTTTGATAGCGGATGGAGTTTTGCCATCAAATGAAGGTCGTGGATATATTTTAAGAAAAATTATAAGAAGAGCATTTGGTGCGGGAGTCGTTGCGAAACAAAAATTGGAAATTACGAAAGATGATTTGTTCTTGTATAAATTAGTACCTTATGTTGTGGAAAATATGAAAGAGGCATATCCAGAATTAGTTGAAAAACAAGAATACATTGAAAAAGTTTTAAAACTTGAGCAAGAAAGATTTGCGTTGACATTGAAAAATGGAATTGAAATGCTAACTGAAGAAATTGAAAAAATGGATAAAGAAGGAATTAAAAAACTTTCAGCAGATGCTTCGTTTAAATTATACGATACATTTGGACTTCCATTTGAATTGACAGAATTAATTTTGGAAAATCAAGGGTATGAAGTTTCTGAAGAAGAATTTAACAAAAAATTAGAAGAACAAGTAAAAAGATCAAAAAATAGCAGAGTTACAGTTTCAGATATGATAAAAGATGATTTTATTGATAAATTCTTTGAAGAACACGGAAAAACTGAATTTACAGGATATGAAAAATTTAAAGATGAAGGAAAGATTTTGCATATTGCTAAAAGTGAAGGGATTTCAGGATATGAAGTGATTTTTGATAGAACGCCATTTTATGCGGAATCAGGAGGACAAGTTGCTGATACTGGAATTATTACTTCTGGAGAATTTGAAGGAAAAGTTGTAAATGTTGTGAAAAAACATGATGTGTTTATTCATCAAGTAGAGATTGTAAAAGGAATTGCTCCATCAGTTGGTGCAGAAGTAAAAATGAAAATTGATGCGGATCGTAGAAAAGATATTCAAAGAAACCATACTGCAACACATATTTTACATAAAGTTTTAAGAGAAAATTTAGGAACTCACGTTGAGCAATCTGGTTCGCTTGTGGATGATGAAAAATTGAGATTTGACTTTTCACATTATGAAGCAATTGAGCCAGAAATGATTGAAAAAATCGAAAAATCTGTAAATGACATTATTTTGTCTAACTTGAAAGTTAAAATTGATTTTGAAAATATTGAAGATGCGAAAAAAAGAGGAGCGATGGCACTTTTCTCTGATAAATATGGAGATGTAGTTCGTGTCGTTGAAATTGACGGATATTCAATCGAGCTTTGTGGAGGTGCACATGTTAAGTCTACTGGAGAAATTGGATTATTCAATATCGAATCTGAAAGTGGAATAGCTTCAGGAACTCGTAGAATTACAGCAACAACTGGACATGCGAGTTTGAAATATGTTAATAAACTTGAAGAAAAATTAAGTAAAGTTGCTGGAATGTTGAAAACTGATGGAAAAAATGTGGTTGACGTTGTAGAGAAATATATTGCAGAAGCTAAAAGTATCGTAAAAGAATATGAGCAATTACAAACTAAATTAGTAAAATATGAAATCAATGAATTACTTGAAAATGTAGATGAAATAAATGGAGTAAAAGTATTAAAAGCTGCATTTGCAAATAAAGATGTAAACGAATTAAAAGAAATCGTAGATAGAGGAAAAGAAAAACTTCAATCTGGAATTATTATTTTGGGAACAAATAATGGCGGAAAAGCGATTTTCGTAGTTGGAGTTACAAAAGACTTGATTTCAAAAGTAAAAGCTGGAGAAATAGTAAAAGTTGCAGCTCAAGTTGCTGGCGGAAACGGTGGAGGAAGACCTGATTTTGCACAAGCTGGTGGAAAAGATGGAAATGCTGTAAAAGAAGCTGTTGATAAAGCATTTGAGTTTGTAAATGAAAAATTATAA
- the ruvX gene encoding Holliday junction resolvase RuvX, giving the protein MRKFIGLDVGDVRIGVAKCDPLGILATALEVIDRTKIDPIARIKEILDDEGTKKIVVGMPKSLDGSKKRQVEKVEEFVEELKKNIPNIQIFFVDERYTTTEAEHYLKNYSKKNGKERRKVVDMVAASIILQKYLDTLK; this is encoded by the coding sequence ATGAGAAAATTTATTGGACTTGATGTCGGAGATGTGAGAATTGGGGTTGCGAAATGCGATCCTTTGGGAATTCTTGCGACTGCTCTTGAAGTGATTGATAGGACGAAGATAGATCCGATTGCAAGAATAAAAGAGATTTTAGATGATGAAGGTACGAAAAAAATTGTCGTAGGAATGCCGAAAAGTCTTGATGGTTCAAAAAAACGTCAAGTTGAAAAAGTGGAAGAATTTGTGGAAGAATTGAAAAAAAATATTCCAAATATTCAAATTTTCTTTGTAGATGAGCGTTACACGACGACAGAAGCAGAACATTATTTGAAAAATTATTCTAAAAAGAATGGGAAAGAACGAAGGAAAGTTGTGGATATGGTGGCAGCTTCGATAATTTTACAAAAATATTTGGATACATTGAAATAA
- the secD gene encoding protein translocase subunit SecD: MENSKKHYIWLLIILVVPAIILSLNKIKLGLDLRGGTSVVLQAQGKIDKDTMNKVKDIIERRVNSLGVAEPVIQISGNDKLIVELAGIKDPKKAVDLIGTTAKLEFKIKDANGNYGPTLLEGSALKNAGIGQDNLSRPVVTFELTPSGAEKFAKITRENKGKQLAIMLDGKEQSAPRINEEIAGGSGSISGNFTMESANDLANLLKSGALPVEIKIVENRTVGATLGVDSIQKTEIAGVIAMLAISIFMIAIYKIPGIVADIALLINGFLVLASLSMVGAALTLPGIAGFILTLGMAVDSNVITYERIKEEMAQGESLHDAIENGYSNALPAIIDGNITTLLIAAVLFFLGTGPIKGFAVTLSLGVVVTIITAVFVSKILLRFVVKAFNLKKEQLFWKGVPKND, from the coding sequence ATGGAAAATAGTAAAAAGCACTATATTTGGCTACTTATTATATTAGTTGTTCCAGCTATTATTTTATCATTAAATAAAATAAAGCTTGGATTGGATTTGCGGGGAGGAACTTCGGTTGTGCTTCAAGCGCAGGGGAAAATTGACAAAGATACGATGAACAAAGTAAAAGACATTATTGAGAGAAGGGTAAACAGCCTTGGAGTAGCAGAACCTGTAATTCAAATAAGTGGAAATGACAAGTTAATCGTAGAACTTGCGGGAATTAAAGATCCTAAAAAAGCGGTTGACTTGATAGGGACAACAGCAAAGCTGGAATTTAAAATAAAAGATGCAAATGGGAATTATGGACCTACACTTTTAGAAGGTTCGGCACTTAAAAATGCAGGAATTGGACAAGATAACTTGAGCCGTCCAGTTGTAACTTTTGAGCTAACTCCTTCTGGAGCTGAAAAATTTGCGAAAATTACAAGAGAAAACAAAGGAAAACAACTTGCAATTATGCTTGACGGGAAAGAACAGTCAGCACCTAGAATTAACGAAGAAATTGCTGGTGGAAGTGGAAGTATAAGCGGAAACTTTACGATGGAATCAGCAAATGATTTGGCAAATTTATTAAAATCTGGTGCACTTCCTGTAGAAATAAAAATTGTTGAAAATAGAACAGTTGGTGCGACACTTGGAGTTGATTCAATTCAAAAAACTGAAATAGCTGGAGTAATTGCAATGTTAGCGATTTCAATTTTTATGATAGCAATTTATAAAATACCTGGAATTGTGGCGGATATTGCATTACTTATAAATGGATTTTTGGTATTGGCTTCACTTAGCATGGTTGGTGCGGCATTGACACTTCCAGGAATTGCTGGGTTTATTTTAACACTTGGAATGGCAGTTGACTCGAATGTAATTACATATGAGAGAATTAAAGAAGAAATGGCGCAAGGGGAATCTTTGCACGATGCGATAGAAAATGGGTACAGTAATGCTCTTCCAGCAATAATTGATGGGAATATAACGACATTACTAATAGCGGCAGTATTATTTTTCTTGGGAACAGGACCGATTAAAGGTTTTGCTGTAACCTTGTCGCTTGGGGTAGTTGTTACAATAATAACGGCAGTATTTGTTTCAAAAATATTACTTCGTTTTGTCGTAAAAGCATTTAATTTGAAAAAAGAACAGCTGTTCTGGAAAGGAGTTCCAAAAAATGACTAA
- the secF gene encoding protein translocase subunit SecF yields MTKFRVIKHQKYYLSFSAIMVILSLIFLFTIKLNLGIDFKGGNLIQLKYPQKVEQVKVNGTLDNLISAIPQLKTKRVQFSETDNSVIIRTSQLTNAQKNEMLTQLEKNTGKYEITKDDTVGAVIGKELTMNAIKALLIGSIFIVIYITVRFELVYAIAGILALLHDVIISFGLIALFRYEIDTPFVAAILTILGYSINDTIVVFDRIRENEKKSKKNRENKPFSEIVETGINQVFARSIYTSLTTLFSVIVLLIFGGDSLKTFSMTLFLGMLFGTYSSIFVASPLVYLMKKLKKNNNNDKKQEKSNRTTKTVNGYDEKDKVLV; encoded by the coding sequence ATGACTAAATTTCGAGTGATAAAACATCAAAAATATTATTTGTCGTTTTCGGCAATAATGGTAATATTGTCCCTAATATTTCTTTTTACTATAAAATTAAATTTGGGGATAGATTTTAAAGGTGGAAATCTTATTCAGTTAAAATATCCACAAAAAGTGGAACAAGTAAAAGTAAATGGAACATTAGATAATTTAATAAGTGCAATTCCGCAGTTAAAGACAAAAAGAGTACAGTTTTCAGAAACAGACAACAGTGTTATAATTAGAACAAGTCAGTTGACAAATGCTCAAAAAAATGAAATGTTGACACAGCTTGAAAAAAATACTGGAAAATATGAAATTACAAAAGATGACACAGTTGGAGCGGTAATCGGGAAAGAATTGACTATGAATGCGATAAAGGCGCTTTTGATTGGAAGTATATTTATTGTAATTTACATAACTGTAAGATTTGAATTAGTTTATGCCATTGCTGGAATTTTGGCACTTCTTCACGATGTAATTATTTCATTTGGACTTATTGCGCTTTTCAGATACGAAATTGATACTCCGTTTGTTGCGGCAATTTTAACAATTTTAGGATATTCAATAAATGACACGATTGTGGTATTTGACAGAATTCGTGAAAATGAAAAGAAAAGTAAGAAAAATAGAGAAAATAAACCTTTTTCGGAAATCGTTGAAACTGGGATAAATCAAGTATTTGCTCGTTCAATTTATACTTCTCTTACAACATTATTTTCAGTTATAGTTTTACTTATTTTTGGTGGAGATTCGCTAAAAACTTTTAGTATGACATTGTTTTTAGGAATGTTGTTTGGTACTTATTCATCAATATTTGTGGCAAGTCCGCTAGTTTATTTGATGAAAAAATTGAAAAAAAATAATAATAACGATAAAAAACAAGAAAAATCAAATAGAACAACTAAAACAGTAAACGGATACGATGAAAAAGATAAAGTATTAGTTTAA
- the alr gene encoding alanine racemase, producing MRCWAEINIKNLYHNIDEIEKVAPKEKMIAVIKADAYGHGMLKICESLIQKGIRHFAVATAEEALKVKEFDSDVSVLILGPIEYEYMDKISEKNIYFMVTDFEEIKYLEKSQIPTDVFLAVDTGMGRVGFQKHEIDELTEKLKNCKFVNPVGIFSHFSSSDTDAKYTEFQENNFQEISKKIISKLPSIKYKHLLNSFGSLKLKNDKYDFVRVGIIIYGGVTDEETTPYKFKPVMSLFAKISYIKKLKEDSFISYGNTYLGKAGQTYATVSIGYADGVRRDLSNKGCVYYKGHRCKIVGRVCMDQLMVHIPEELANEVKKGDVVEFFGENIGVSEVAELCNTISYEILCGISQRVPRIYVK from the coding sequence ATGCGTTGTTGGGCGGAAATAAACATTAAAAACTTATATCACAATATAGATGAAATTGAAAAAGTGGCACCAAAAGAAAAGATGATAGCCGTTATAAAAGCGGATGCTTATGGTCACGGAATGTTAAAAATATGCGAATCATTGATTCAAAAAGGAATTAGGCATTTTGCTGTTGCAACTGCGGAAGAAGCACTAAAAGTAAAGGAATTTGACAGTGATGTGAGCGTTCTTATTTTGGGACCGATAGAATATGAATATATGGATAAAATTTCAGAAAAAAATATTTATTTTATGGTCACAGATTTCGAAGAAATTAAATATTTGGAAAAATCTCAAATTCCAACTGATGTATTTTTAGCGGTTGATACGGGAATGGGAAGAGTTGGATTTCAAAAGCATGAGATTGACGAATTGACTGAAAAATTAAAAAATTGCAAATTTGTAAATCCAGTAGGAATTTTTTCACATTTTTCTTCTTCGGATACAGATGCGAAATATACTGAGTTTCAAGAAAATAATTTTCAAGAAATTAGCAAAAAAATAATTTCAAAATTGCCATCTATAAAATACAAACATTTGTTAAACAGTTTTGGAAGTTTAAAATTAAAAAATGACAAATATGATTTTGTGAGAGTTGGAATAATAATTTACGGAGGTGTTACCGATGAAGAGACAACACCTTATAAATTTAAACCCGTGATGTCACTTTTTGCTAAAATTAGCTATATCAAAAAATTGAAAGAAGATAGTTTTATAAGTTATGGAAATACTTATTTGGGAAAAGCAGGTCAGACTTATGCGACTGTTTCGATAGGTTATGCTGATGGAGTTAGAAGAGATTTGTCAAATAAAGGATGTGTCTATTATAAGGGACATAGATGCAAAATTGTGGGAAGAGTTTGCATGGATCAGCTTATGGTGCATATTCCAGAAGAATTGGCGAATGAAGTGAAAAAAGGCGATGTGGTTGAATTTTTTGGAGAAAATATAGGCGTTTCGGAAGTTGCCGAGTTATGTAATACAATTTCATATGAGATTTTATGTGGAATTAGTCAGAGAGTTCCAAGAATTTATGTAAAATAG
- a CDS encoding LptF/LptG family permease — translation MKTIDRYIYSSLILPSLFGISIFTFIMMLNVVMEIMERIFASDLPTMSIVDYVFYAMPGVLVQTIPMGAFLGVMLVYGGLSETNEIVAMEGSGIGLFRIIRPAFFFGLVLTIIGLSLEIYVNPRALANINAQTKLILASKPNSLTEEKIFLTNEEKGFGFYIDEVNNKNATAKHFLFINKRGNNPYPIVFLAESAKFDPGIIKFKNIEGFLFKNDGSSHVQAKYQEQEVPITTFFKTEKKFKEKSRKEMNLKELKNYYKKNIKNKDPERREDALKALVEIYQRVIGPLASTFLCWLGVLLSVGHRRSGRGISFGVSLIVIFGYIGLVSYAKIMVLKNHVSANIAMWTPNFVLLLLCIYFSVKKMKGN, via the coding sequence ATGAAAACGATAGATAGATATATTTATAGTTCATTAATTTTACCGTCGCTATTTGGAATCAGCATATTTACATTTATTATGATGTTAAATGTCGTGATGGAAATTATGGAACGAATATTTGCAAGTGACTTACCAACTATGTCAATAGTGGATTATGTGTTTTATGCAATGCCAGGAGTACTTGTTCAGACGATACCGATGGGAGCGTTTTTGGGAGTGATGCTAGTTTACGGCGGACTTTCTGAAACTAACGAAATTGTTGCAATGGAAGGTTCTGGAATTGGACTTTTTAGAATAATAAGACCTGCATTTTTCTTTGGACTTGTTTTAACAATAATTGGTTTGAGCTTGGAAATTTATGTAAATCCTAGAGCACTTGCAAATATTAATGCACAGACAAAGTTAATACTTGCTTCAAAACCAAATTCGTTGACGGAAGAAAAAATATTTTTGACAAATGAAGAAAAGGGATTTGGCTTTTATATTGACGAAGTAAATAATAAAAATGCGACGGCAAAACATTTTTTGTTTATAAATAAAAGAGGAAATAATCCTTATCCAATAGTATTTTTAGCAGAAAGTGCAAAATTTGATCCAGGAATAATAAAGTTTAAAAATATTGAAGGATTTTTGTTTAAAAACGATGGAAGTAGTCATGTTCAAGCAAAATATCAAGAGCAGGAAGTCCCAATCACTACATTTTTTAAAACGGAAAAAAAATTTAAAGAAAAAAGCAGAAAAGAAATGAATTTAAAAGAATTAAAAAATTATTATAAAAAAAATATTAAAAATAAAGATCCAGAACGAAGAGAAGATGCACTAAAGGCGTTAGTTGAAATATATCAGAGGGTTATTGGACCTCTTGCAAGTACATTTTTGTGTTGGTTGGGAGTGCTACTTTCAGTTGGACATAGAAGAAGCGGGAGAGGAATAAGTTTTGGAGTCAGTCTTATTGTAATTTTTGGATATATTGGTTTAGTCAGTTATGCCAAAATTATGGTGTTAAAAAATCATGTTTCAGCGAATATTGCGATGTGGACACCAAATTTTGTGCTTTTATTACTTTGTATTTATTTTTCTGTGAAAAAAATGAAAGGGAATTAA
- a CDS encoding pitrilysin family protein: MTEKIKTKSGIEVIFDRLENISTCSVGVFVKTGSKDESDNEEGISHLLEHMIFKGTKKRNYFEISSEIDYFGASINAHTTKEETVFYINALTEFLEKSVDILFDIVTNSIIDKDELEKEKDVVIEEIKMYKDTPDDLVFELNYGDCINGQYRKPIIGTKESVKGFSSNDIKKYYSERYTKDNIFVVVSGNFDKDKIISKVDEYFDKLQDKKIDRRDKIDFSFNEGKRIEKKDINQVNICISFEGKRYDSKDKVYLDLSSNIIGGSMSSRLFQEIREKNGLAYSVYTYNQYYLSGGVSSTYIGTNVQNYEKAIEITLNEFEKLRENGVSQEELQKAKNKYMSKIAFSFENPRARMSILGSYYSRKNEILEPQKLKDEINGVKLEDINKFLKNQYIKKNITVLGNIK, encoded by the coding sequence ATGACGGAAAAAATTAAAACAAAATCAGGAATAGAAGTTATTTTTGATAGATTAGAAAATATTTCAACTTGCTCAGTTGGAGTTTTTGTAAAAACTGGATCAAAAGATGAAAGTGATAATGAAGAAGGAATTTCACATCTTTTGGAACATATGATTTTTAAAGGGACAAAAAAGAGAAATTATTTTGAAATTTCAAGTGAAATTGATTATTTTGGAGCAAGTATTAATGCTCATACGACAAAAGAAGAAACTGTTTTTTATATAAATGCGCTGACTGAGTTTTTAGAAAAATCGGTGGACATTTTGTTTGATATAGTAACAAATTCGATTATTGACAAAGATGAACTGGAAAAAGAAAAAGATGTGGTTATCGAAGAGATAAAAATGTATAAAGATACACCTGATGATTTAGTTTTTGAACTGAATTATGGAGACTGCATAAATGGTCAGTATAGAAAGCCGATTATTGGGACTAAAGAGAGCGTCAAAGGATTTAGTTCTAATGATATAAAAAAATATTATAGTGAAAGATATACAAAAGATAATATTTTTGTTGTTGTTTCAGGAAATTTTGACAAAGATAAAATTATTTCGAAAGTTGATGAATATTTTGATAAATTACAAGATAAAAAAATTGACAGAAGAGATAAAATTGATTTTTCTTTTAATGAAGGGAAGAGAATTGAAAAAAAAGATATTAATCAAGTAAACATTTGCATATCTTTTGAAGGGAAAAGATATGATAGCAAAGATAAAGTTTATTTAGATCTTTCTTCGAACATCATAGGTGGTTCTATGAGTTCCAGACTTTTTCAGGAAATCCGTGAAAAAAATGGACTTGCTTACTCAGTTTATACTTACAATCAATATTATCTCTCAGGAGGAGTTTCGTCGACTTACATTGGTACAAATGTTCAAAATTATGAAAAAGCGATAGAAATTACATTAAATGAATTTGAAAAATTGAGAGAAAATGGCGTTTCTCAGGAGGAACTTCAAAAGGCTAAAAATAAATATATGAGTAAAATTGCGTTTTCGTTTGAAAATCCTCGTGCTAGAATGAGTATTCTTGGAAGTTATTATTCTCGGAAAAATGAGATTTTAGAGCCACAAAAGCTGAAAGATGAAATAAATGGCGTAAAATTAGAAGATATAAATAAATTTTTAAAAAATCAATATATTAAAAAAAATATTACAGTTTTAGGAAATATAAAATAA
- the rodA gene encoding rod shape-determining protein RodA, giving the protein MLQNQRLLEQIKSSFSQMDKIILLITYALVTLSTIFVYSATRKSGFVGKNIMWIAIGTILVIIISFIDYREVRKYTKHIYGICIILLLVVRFLGKKTLGAQRWISIGPFQLQPSEFVKIAIIIMIAYRIANEYKEGINNLMDIVTAVLPVSPLILLILIQPDLGTTLITVSAYVFMIFLYGANMKPIWIIGTVILLSIYPVYRFVLSDYQKTRVETFLNPAKDEKGTGWHVTQSKISVGAGGALGKGVLQGSQSRLEFLPEAQTDFIFSVLSEELGFAGSVLTLLLYFGLIFRTMRITRVIHDEFGKLLLYGISGVFFMHVIVNVGMTIGLVPVTGKPLLFMSYGGSSFLAAFLMIGLVESVKIHAD; this is encoded by the coding sequence ATGTTACAAAATCAGAGATTGTTAGAACAGATAAAAAGTAGTTTTTCTCAGATGGATAAAATCATTTTGTTGATAACATATGCACTTGTGACGCTTAGTACAATATTTGTCTATAGTGCAACTAGAAAAAGTGGATTTGTTGGGAAAAATATCATGTGGATTGCGATAGGGACTATTTTAGTAATTATTATATCGTTTATTGATTATAGAGAAGTAAGAAAATATACTAAGCATATATATGGAATATGTATTATTCTTTTGCTTGTTGTAAGATTTTTAGGGAAAAAAACATTGGGAGCACAGCGTTGGATTTCAATCGGACCTTTTCAGTTGCAGCCGTCAGAATTTGTAAAAATCGCTATTATTATAATGATTGCATATAGAATTGCAAATGAATATAAAGAGGGAATTAATAATTTGATGGATATTGTGACAGCAGTTTTGCCAGTTTCGCCACTTATTCTTTTAATTTTAATTCAGCCGGATTTGGGTACAACTTTGATTACAGTTTCGGCTTATGTGTTTATGATATTTTTATATGGTGCAAATATGAAGCCGATTTGGATAATTGGAACAGTTATTTTGCTCTCAATTTATCCTGTTTATAGATTTGTGCTAAGTGATTATCAAAAAACGAGAGTGGAAACATTTTTAAATCCAGCAAAAGATGAGAAAGGAACTGGTTGGCATGTAACTCAGTCAAAAATTTCAGTTGGAGCGGGAGGTGCGCTTGGAAAAGGAGTTTTGCAGGGAAGCCAAAGTAGATTGGAATTTTTGCCGGAAGCTCAGACAGATTTTATTTTTTCAGTTTTGTCTGAAGAATTGGGATTTGCTGGTTCAGTTCTAACTTTGCTGCTGTATTTTGGACTTATATTTAGGACAATGAGAATAACCCGTGTTATTCATGATGAGTTTGGGAAGCTTTTGCTCTACGGAATTTCAGGCGTGTTTTTTATGCATGTAATCGTAAATGTTGGAATGACAATAGGACTTGTGCCAGTTACTGGAAAACCGCTACTTTTCATGAGTTATGGAGGAAGTTCATTTCTTGCAGCGTTTCTTATGATAGGATTGGTTGAAAGTGTAAAAATTCACGCAGATTAG
- a CDS encoding pseudouridine synthase, whose translation MNSEMENMRLDRYLRKQFKNEPLNKIFSSIRNGDVKVNAKKSKENYRLSLGDILTIKMLKSSEKKENKFEKIKIKKEDIENYKKMVIFENKDFFIVNKKEKIAMHKGTGHSYGLSEVFKKIYQNENINFSNRLDYDTSGLVIGCKNLKFLRYISEKIRNNEVKKKYFAIVHNNNNNNNNNINIKELKELKKENKLNFKIENYLTTEKNGVIVSDSPISKDSKKSITYFKEKKLAHLKNFELLKDKKNIVLDVDLVTGRKHQIRAQLANAGLPIIGDSKYGKKEEKFYLCCYFVSFDNYEFSIESEVFI comes from the coding sequence GTGAACTCTGAAATGGAAAATATGCGGCTTGATAGATATTTGCGAAAACAATTTAAAAATGAGCCGCTCAATAAAATTTTTTCATCCATCAGAAATGGGGATGTGAAGGTCAATGCTAAAAAGTCCAAAGAAAATTATCGGCTTTCTTTGGGCGATATTTTGACAATAAAAATGCTAAAATCTTCTGAAAAAAAAGAAAATAAATTTGAAAAAATTAAGATAAAAAAAGAAGATATTGAAAATTATAAAAAAATGGTAATTTTTGAGAATAAAGATTTTTTTATCGTGAATAAAAAAGAAAAAATTGCTATGCACAAAGGAACTGGGCATAGTTACGGACTTTCAGAAGTTTTTAAAAAAATTTATCAGAATGAGAATATAAATTTTTCAAATCGATTGGATTACGATACATCGGGACTTGTGATTGGCTGCAAGAATTTAAAATTTTTGCGGTATATTTCGGAAAAAATTAGAAATAATGAAGTCAAAAAAAAATATTTTGCAATTGTTCATAATAACAATAATAATAATAATAATAATATAAATATTAAAGAATTAAAAGAATTAAAAAAAGAAAATAAATTAAATTTTAAGATTGAAAATTATTTGACAACAGAAAAAAATGGAGTAATTGTAAGCGATAGTCCAATTTCAAAAGATTCAAAAAAAAGTATCACATATTTTAAAGAGAAAAAACTTGCACATTTAAAAAATTTTGAATTATTAAAAGATAAAAAAAATATAGTTTTAGATGTTGATTTGGTAACTGGAAGAAAGCATCAGATAAGAGCACAACTTGCAAATGCAGGTTTACCAATAATTGGAGATTCCAAATATGGTAAAAAAGAGGAAAAGTTTTATTTATGCTGCTATTTTGTTTCTTTTGATAATTATGAGTTTTCAATTGAAAGTGAAGTTTTTATTTAA